The sequence TCAAATCATCCAGCACTTCGTCGAAGATTGGAGCAAGAGCCAACACCGCCCGGTTATACCCCAAGCGCACATGGTGATGGGTAAGGGTATTATCTCCTGTTTCCAAAAGGGTATAATAAACTTCAGAGCAGAGGAACATAGTATCTTGCGGATGCCCCCCGGAAAGGTGAACAATTTCTTTTACCACGTTATCATCAACCAGGATATTTCGGGAAGCGAATTTTTGGGTGATGTATGGTACCCAATCATCTTCGGCTATGCCGGGAATGGGAAGCATGGCAGCGAAGCGGTAGAACGCTTCCTTTCTCCCGCTGAAAAGGGTCTGCATCATGCCCTCTTTGGACCCTAAGAAAAGGTAGGCCGCGCCCTTTTGCACCTGAAAATGAGCACGCATCCGCTTAAAGATTTCTGCGTCTGTCACCCTGGGAGCGTCCTGAAACTCGTCAAACATAACTACCATTAACTTATCATCCCTGCCAGCCAAAATACCCGGGAGACGCAGGGCGTAGTCAAGGAGTTCATCGTCCGATTTTTTCTCGGGAAAGCCGAAGGAAATTTCCAGGTCTCTAAGTTTAATGGCAAATTTCGCCCCCCCAGCCAGGGCTTTGGCTCGGTCTCGTAAAATATTCAAGGTTTTGTTGATGCCGGTCCTGTTTTCCAGGCACGCGTCAATCAAGCTGACAGCAAAATCTCGCTTGCCGGAAAAGCGGAAGAAGTCTACTGCGGTGGTATATGCCCCTTTTTCTTTCAGCCTGCGTAAGACTTCATGGGCCAAAGATGTCTTCCCGATTCGCCTGGGGCCGGCCAGCATCACGCTTTGTCCTTCTAAAAGGCGATTAACTAAAGAAACTATGAAATCTTCCCGGCCCACCAGGTCTTCTTTGGCAACAGGGCCGCCAACAGGGAATAACCCTCTGGTCATAATCATCCTCCGTTTTTACTCATCTTTTTGGTGATATTATATCATATTTTGTGTAATATTACAACAACCGTAATTTAAGGCTCTCAGAAACCTGCTGTGCTTTCTGCCGGCACAGTGTGCTGTAACCAAAGGATCCCGTCTTGTCGAATATGGGAGATTCGTACCTCCACCTGCCGCGCTGCCGGAAATATTCGCTATCTTAAGTATGGATAAGAATAAGTATCTTAGGTTTTTCCGTTTACAGTTGCTCTTCTAACCCCAGCGGCAGAAATATAACCCAGGATTACTGCAATCGCCATAGGTATCAGTGCCGGTAGAACTTGGGCATTAGAGCCAAAAAATACCGCACAACCGGTAAAAGCGGCCGGGCCAAAGGAAAACAAGTTATGGGTATTACAATTACCATTATAAAGGTGATAATTGCAACTGCAACAGCCACCCCAAGAGTACCACCGATAATTGGAGCAGTCCTAATGGCTAGAAAGCCAATTAAAACTCCGGCAATATTAGGTGTCAGAACCTTTATAATCAATTCTCTATTTCCTCCGGCAGCAAAGAACAGACCCCACCCAACAAAAGCTGACCAACTAGCCAGACCGTTAACTGAGGTACATTACATCCCGAATGCACCCATTCGGGATGCCTCATTTTATAACTAGACCCTTATTTTGCTCGAAACGCCGTCCCAATGGCATCAGCCGCTAAAATCGCACTATAAACGATTTCCGGATTGACTGGGACGTACTCGTTGTAGATAGTCTCTCCATCAGCACATGCAGCTTGCGCCACCTTCATTATATCATCATGCTTGATTTCTGTAACCCCAATTTCAGCCAGGGTTACCGGCAGGCCAACAGATACGCAGAACTCCAATACCTCATTGATCTGTTCCTTGGAACGATTTTCCAATACGAGCTGCACCAGGGTACCGAAGGCCACTTTTTCTCCGTGATAAGCATGATGGGTTGCTTCCAGAACGGTCAAACCATTATGGACAGCGTGAGCTGCTGCCAAACCGGAACTTTCAAAACCTAGCCCGCTTAACAAGGTGTTGGCTTCCACTACCCTTTCCAGCGCCGGAGTGGCCACACCTCTTTCCGCAGCCAATTTGGCCTGAAAACCATATTCAATTAGAATATCGTAGCATAAACGAGCTAGATTTAGGGCAGCAGCTGTTGATTTACCACCAGGAATATTGTTAGCATTGGAACGGTAGCAGGCATCAGCCTCAAACCAGGTAGCAAGGGCATCACCCATACCGGATACCAAAAGTCTTACAGGTGCTTTAGCAATTATCTGGGGATCCACTAGCACCAAATCCGGATTTTTGGGCAGCACCAAATATGATTCAAAAACTCCTTCCGGAGTGTAAATCACT is a genomic window of Koleobacter methoxysyntrophicus containing:
- a CDS encoding AAA family ATPase — its product is MTRGLFPVGGPVAKEDLVGREDFIVSLVNRLLEGQSVMLAGPRRIGKTSLAHEVLRRLKEKGAYTTAVDFFRFSGKRDFAVSLIDACLENRTGINKTLNILRDRAKALAGGAKFAIKLRDLEISFGFPEKKSDDELLDYALRLPGILAGRDDKLMVVMFDEFQDAPRVTDAEIFKRMRAHFQVQKGAAYLFLGSKEGMMQTLFSGRKEAFYRFAAMLPIPGIAEDDWVPYITQKFASRNILVDDNVVKEIVHLSGGHPQDTMFLCSEVYYTLLETGDNTLTHHHVRLGYNRAVLALAPIFDEVLDDLSARSQVRRVLHQLALGKNVYQEGIHPNKVKRAIDHLINRAVIKKTARGSYVFVEPMFQRYILQHFQ
- a CDS encoding glycerol dehydrogenase; the encoded protein is MSKVMISPNKYMQGVGALKEIGKQICAFGSKAFVTGGRTAFSQTKDIIAASCAEAGIECVFEGFGGECSQAEIQRLKSTAEANGANVIVGVGGGKVLDTAKAVAYHMQLPVIIVPTIAATDAPCSALAVIYTPEGVFESYLVLPKNPDLVLVDPQIIAKAPVRLLVSGMGDALATWFEADACYRSNANNIPGGKSTAAALNLARLCYDILIEYGFQAKLAAERGVATPALERVVEANTLLSGLGFESSGLAAAHAVHNGLTVLEATHHAYHGEKVAFGTLVQLVLENRSKEQINEVLEFCVSVGLPVTLAEIGVTEIKHDDIMKVAQAACADGETIYNEYVPVNPEIVYSAILAADAIGTAFRAK